A region of Pirellulaceae bacterium DNA encodes the following proteins:
- a CDS encoding TIGR00730 family Rossman fold protein, whose product MTQPNQDSDSRPDQGAAASKSPGKLQKQGKREKHIGDLVERIKESADKMVEDGSSRGDLKLLSRTLRELRYGFKVFSPYRRFRKVTVFGSARTPEDAPSYSQAVELGEKMAVNDWLVVTGAASGIMEAGHRGAGRESSMGLNIMLPFEQDANPVIAGDHKLVHMKYFFTRKVMFVKECDAVVCLPGGFGTLDEALEVLTLLQTGKRDMVPVVLLDEPGGDYWKTFHQFIADHLLGDGMISRQDLSIYMITDDCNTAVDEVLNFYRVYHSMRYVRNKLVFRLTEEPSERLLTDINNEFGDIVNRGGFVLSGPLQDENDEQDLNKLPRLVFQFDRRNLGRLRQLIDCLNERSIEPAAAGRRERF is encoded by the coding sequence ATGACTCAACCCAACCAAGATTCAGACTCACGCCCTGATCAGGGAGCCGCCGCGTCAAAGTCGCCAGGCAAATTACAGAAGCAGGGCAAACGAGAAAAGCATATTGGCGATTTAGTGGAACGGATCAAAGAATCGGCCGACAAAATGGTCGAGGATGGTTCCTCCCGCGGCGACCTCAAGCTTCTCAGCCGCACGCTACGGGAGCTTCGCTACGGTTTCAAGGTCTTCTCGCCTTATCGGCGTTTTCGCAAAGTCACCGTATTTGGCTCAGCTCGTACCCCCGAGGATGCCCCCTCCTATTCGCAAGCTGTCGAGCTCGGGGAAAAAATGGCAGTCAACGATTGGCTCGTCGTCACCGGTGCAGCGAGTGGGATCATGGAAGCCGGCCATCGTGGAGCGGGTCGAGAGAGTTCCATGGGGCTGAACATCATGCTGCCCTTCGAGCAAGATGCAAACCCGGTAATTGCGGGCGACCATAAATTAGTGCACATGAAGTACTTTTTCACGCGCAAGGTGATGTTCGTGAAGGAATGCGATGCGGTAGTTTGCCTGCCAGGCGGTTTCGGCACGCTCGACGAAGCACTCGAAGTGTTGACCCTACTGCAGACTGGCAAGCGTGATATGGTACCCGTCGTTCTCCTCGATGAGCCGGGAGGCGATTACTGGAAAACGTTTCATCAATTCATTGCTGATCATCTTCTTGGCGATGGCATGATCTCGCGGCAAGACTTGTCGATCTACATGATCACCGACGACTGCAATACGGCCGTCGATGAGGTGCTGAATTTCTATCGCGTCTACCACAGCATGCGCTACGTGCGGAACAAGCTTGTATTCCGCCTCACAGAAGAGCCGTCCGAAAGATTATTAACCGACATCAACAACGAGTTTGGTGATATCGTCAACCGAGGTGGATTTGTGTTAAGTGGCCCACTGCAAGACGAAAATGACGAGCAAGATTTGAACAAACTACCCCGGCTCGTTTTCCAATTCGACCGACGCAATCTGGGCCGTTTACGGCAGTTGATCGATTGTCTGAACGAACGCAGTATTGAACCCGCAGCAGCCGGTCGTCGCGAGCGTTTCTGA
- a CDS encoding cupin domain-containing protein, with protein sequence MPSSSTSAGSLGPGYELVNFAEVTPVACPCGMARRAFAETADFPGTVHVTEISTNAKLHYHKQLTETYFILECDADARMQLDGEEVELEPGTCVLIRPGVRHRAIGKMKVLILVLPKFDPEDEWFDDACQD encoded by the coding sequence ATGCCATCATCATCTACCTCAGCCGGGTCGCTTGGCCCAGGGTACGAGTTGGTCAACTTTGCCGAAGTAACGCCAGTAGCCTGCCCCTGCGGTATGGCACGGCGGGCTTTTGCAGAGACCGCCGACTTTCCCGGCACGGTGCATGTCACGGAGATTTCGACGAATGCGAAGCTGCATTACCACAAGCAACTCACAGAAACCTATTTCATTTTGGAGTGTGACGCAGATGCTCGGATGCAACTTGATGGCGAGGAAGTTGAATTGGAGCCGGGGACATGTGTGCTCATCCGACCTGGAGTCCGTCACCGTGCGATCGGGAAGATGAAAGTTCTGATCCTTGTACTACCCAAGTTTGATCCGGAGGATGAGTGGTTTGATGATGCCTGCCAAGACTAA
- a CDS encoding PQQ-binding-like beta-propeller repeat protein, which produces MMPAKTKQTNAVARPQNWKLLIFAFGLAISAGCVPASRSPDSNATTSGAIIPTETRTVATQTDDASIKTDPLDWTVWRGPNYNGVSLETELIDDFDARGGEGSNVAWKRADLGGRSTPIVMDGKLYTIVRAEPGTEQEGEKVVCVDAKTGETLWENRFNVYLSDVPDTRVGWSSCVGDPETGNIYAQGVCGHFQCIDARTGKTKWMIPLHERFGLLSTYGGRTNFPVICDDLVITSAIVIGWGDMAKPAHRFIGFDKRTGDVVWFSGTRLLPYDTTYSGPTLTVLGNQKSLVFGSGDGGIWAMQPRTGQPIWKYQLSRRGVNASPLVVDETVYAGHSEENTVGTSMGAVVSIDTSKANDADSVVDLTSTGENWRVDEVMAGRTQPLFVDDNIWVFDDRAKLQVFDAKTGDPVGRRIALGRMMRSSPLQADGKVYAFSANGRWGIYKPDEKNGARVVNKGRLPSGEECHASPICSHGRIYVQSTGALYCLQDPEKHSQALEQPKPKLEPDVAQDPQPTHLQLVPAEVLMKPGQVQAFQVRLFNSRGQLLGTSTSTAEFSLEGPGQISPDGKNIAFRLFTAAKNASHQATVITAKVGSLKGTARIRIVPDLPWNFSFSNGEIPISWVGARYRHVPLDDKLFGELNQQDPMAAQLYLYLSSAFTNTGKTKLVYDNSTPQQKWSALQRFLGTDATTLEQAQTQLDPVLTRLIDKNVLKGIGWENLPNVGVQLMVEKGSRAFSGEGVMTKIKTIPKGTRSRCWFGQSDLSNYTIQANIRAATKDNKLPDIGLLAQGYAIDLQGASQKLQIRSWVPQLRMAQTIDFPWEADRWYTMKFRAAVENGKAVLRGKVWPKDEAEPTDWTIQATDDSPNRSGSPGLFGNAKDAEIFLDDIIVTAN; this is translated from the coding sequence ATGATGCCTGCCAAGACTAAACAGACGAACGCGGTCGCGCGTCCTCAGAATTGGAAGTTGCTAATCTTCGCATTCGGCTTGGCGATCTCTGCTGGCTGCGTGCCTGCGAGTCGTTCTCCGGATAGCAACGCTACTACCAGCGGAGCAATCATTCCCACCGAGACAAGAACGGTTGCCACTCAAACCGACGACGCGTCCATCAAGACGGATCCGCTTGATTGGACCGTCTGGCGAGGCCCGAACTATAACGGCGTTTCGCTTGAAACAGAATTGATCGACGACTTTGATGCGCGTGGTGGAGAAGGCAGTAATGTCGCTTGGAAACGCGCAGACCTCGGCGGACGCAGCACACCTATCGTCATGGATGGCAAGCTGTACACAATTGTCCGAGCTGAGCCCGGCACCGAGCAAGAAGGGGAAAAGGTCGTCTGCGTTGATGCCAAGACCGGCGAGACACTCTGGGAAAACCGCTTCAATGTGTATCTTTCGGATGTCCCTGACACACGTGTAGGATGGTCGTCTTGCGTGGGTGACCCGGAGACTGGCAACATTTACGCTCAGGGCGTCTGCGGCCACTTTCAGTGCATCGACGCAAGAACCGGCAAGACCAAGTGGATGATCCCCCTGCATGAACGATTTGGCTTGTTAAGCACCTATGGAGGCCGCACGAACTTCCCCGTCATTTGCGACGACTTGGTCATCACCAGCGCGATCGTCATTGGATGGGGCGACATGGCAAAACCAGCCCACCGATTTATCGGTTTTGACAAGCGAACCGGCGACGTTGTGTGGTTCTCAGGCACGCGTCTGCTGCCTTATGACACCACCTACAGCGGACCGACGCTCACGGTTCTCGGAAACCAAAAATCGCTCGTGTTTGGCTCCGGAGATGGGGGCATCTGGGCGATGCAACCTCGAACGGGTCAACCGATTTGGAAGTATCAACTTTCACGGCGAGGTGTAAACGCATCCCCGTTGGTCGTGGATGAAACGGTCTACGCGGGACACAGCGAAGAAAACACAGTTGGGACGAGCATGGGCGCGGTCGTCTCCATCGACACGAGCAAAGCCAACGACGCTGATTCGGTCGTCGACCTGACATCGACGGGCGAAAACTGGCGAGTCGACGAGGTGATGGCGGGTCGCACGCAGCCGCTCTTTGTCGATGACAACATTTGGGTGTTTGATGACCGAGCTAAATTACAAGTTTTTGACGCAAAAACGGGTGATCCTGTCGGCCGACGAATCGCCTTGGGACGCATGATGCGATCCAGTCCATTACAAGCGGATGGCAAAGTTTATGCGTTTTCAGCCAATGGTCGTTGGGGCATTTATAAACCGGACGAGAAAAACGGAGCCCGCGTCGTCAACAAAGGCCGACTTCCGTCCGGCGAAGAATGCCATGCATCGCCAATCTGCTCACACGGACGGATCTACGTCCAATCGACGGGTGCCCTCTACTGCCTGCAGGATCCAGAAAAGCATTCTCAAGCACTCGAGCAGCCCAAGCCAAAGCTCGAACCCGATGTGGCTCAGGACCCCCAGCCAACTCACCTACAACTGGTGCCGGCCGAAGTGTTAATGAAACCTGGCCAAGTGCAAGCGTTTCAAGTCCGCCTTTTTAATTCGCGCGGACAACTACTGGGTACATCAACGTCGACCGCCGAGTTCAGCCTCGAGGGACCTGGACAAATCTCGCCGGATGGCAAGAACATTGCCTTCCGCCTCTTTACGGCGGCCAAGAACGCATCTCATCAGGCGACCGTCATCACCGCAAAAGTCGGTTCACTCAAGGGCACCGCTCGCATCCGGATTGTGCCAGATCTCCCCTGGAACTTTAGCTTTTCAAATGGAGAAATCCCCATTAGTTGGGTGGGTGCTCGTTACCGCCACGTCCCGCTCGATGACAAATTGTTCGGTGAACTGAATCAGCAAGATCCGATGGCCGCACAGCTGTACTTGTATTTGAGTAGTGCCTTCACCAACACGGGAAAAACCAAACTGGTTTACGACAACAGTACGCCTCAGCAAAAATGGTCCGCTCTCCAAAGATTTCTCGGTACCGATGCAACCACATTGGAACAAGCGCAAACTCAATTAGATCCCGTACTCACGCGCCTGATTGACAAAAATGTGCTGAAGGGTATCGGCTGGGAAAACTTGCCAAATGTGGGCGTTCAACTGATGGTCGAAAAAGGGTCGCGAGCCTTCAGTGGCGAGGGAGTCATGACGAAAATCAAGACAATTCCCAAAGGAACGCGCAGCCGTTGTTGGTTTGGTCAATCGGATCTGAGCAACTACACAATCCAAGCCAACATCCGAGCCGCGACGAAAGACAATAAGCTGCCAGACATTGGCTTACTTGCACAAGGCTATGCCATCGACCTGCAAGGGGCGAGCCAGAAACTTCAGATTCGTTCTTGGGTTCCCCA
- the hemE gene encoding uroporphyrinogen decarboxylase: MSEKQATFAGLKVAAFESRRAEETTRMIERFGGEAFVSPSMREVPLESNPAVIHFANELVTGQIDIVILMTGGGYRHLLSLVERQLDRDRFLNSLADVTTIARGPKPVAAMRETGLTPTFVAPEPNTWRELLGTLDQNVSLANQKVGLQEYGKSNPSLVAGLEARGAEVMNLRVYAWELPLDTKPLEDNLRRLVEHQLDVCLFTSAHQVTNLLRMASELGISDEVIKGLRQTVVASVGPTTSEMLRRHNLPVDFEPSHPKLGHLVMETADQSQSIRSRKKRVRVALDQAESSGEISAAPWFDSPFMKACRGEPTDVTPVWLMRQAGRYMEEYREVRAKTTFLDLCKNPQLCSEVMVTAVQRLGVDAAIIFSDLLPMLQPMGLDLEYVAGDGPVIHNPVRESMDVDRVVELDNVESLDFVMQTVRQTRLDLPDDMPLIGFAGAPFTLASYVIEGGSSRSYVHTKTLMFRDPGAWQELMERMSRSVTIYLNAQIAAGAQCVQLFDSWVGCLSPADYRQFVLPYVQQIIKGILPGVPVISFATGNPALLPLVAEGGAPVIGLDWRIDLAKGWEQVGFDRSVQGNLDPGVLLSDRDTIRRCAREVLRQAEGRPGHIFNLGHGILKETPVDNAIALVDIVHELSQRS, translated from the coding sequence ATGAGCGAAAAACAAGCAACTTTTGCCGGTCTTAAGGTCGCGGCATTCGAGAGTCGACGAGCGGAAGAAACGACGCGGATGATCGAACGGTTTGGGGGCGAAGCCTTCGTGAGTCCCTCAATGCGCGAAGTTCCCCTGGAATCTAACCCGGCGGTTATCCACTTTGCCAACGAATTAGTGACCGGCCAAATCGACATCGTCATCTTGATGACGGGGGGCGGTTACCGACACCTGTTGTCGTTGGTGGAACGCCAGCTGGATCGCGACCGGTTCTTGAATTCACTGGCGGATGTGACGACGATCGCTCGCGGTCCTAAACCCGTCGCTGCCATGAGAGAAACAGGCTTGACTCCGACGTTTGTTGCTCCGGAACCTAATACGTGGCGCGAGTTGCTCGGAACGCTCGATCAAAATGTGAGTCTCGCAAATCAAAAGGTTGGGCTACAAGAGTACGGTAAGTCGAATCCTAGTTTGGTCGCTGGACTGGAAGCTCGTGGCGCTGAGGTGATGAATCTGCGAGTTTATGCCTGGGAGTTGCCGCTGGATACAAAGCCGTTGGAAGATAATTTGCGCCGACTGGTTGAGCATCAGCTGGATGTTTGTCTGTTCACTTCCGCGCATCAGGTCACCAATCTGTTGCGAATGGCATCGGAACTTGGCATTTCGGACGAGGTGATCAAAGGGCTCCGTCAAACGGTAGTGGCGTCGGTGGGGCCAACGACGAGTGAAATGTTACGTCGCCACAATTTGCCAGTTGATTTTGAACCCAGCCATCCCAAACTGGGCCACTTGGTGATGGAGACGGCGGATCAGAGTCAATCGATTCGGAGCCGAAAAAAAAGGGTTCGTGTTGCGTTAGATCAAGCAGAGTCCAGTGGTGAGATCTCCGCAGCTCCCTGGTTTGACAGCCCGTTCATGAAAGCTTGCCGCGGCGAACCAACCGACGTAACTCCCGTCTGGCTGATGCGACAAGCGGGGCGATACATGGAGGAATATCGAGAAGTGCGAGCGAAGACGACCTTTCTCGATCTCTGCAAGAATCCGCAGTTGTGCTCCGAGGTCATGGTTACCGCGGTTCAACGTTTGGGGGTAGATGCGGCAATCATCTTCTCCGATTTATTGCCCATGCTGCAGCCGATGGGATTGGACCTTGAATATGTCGCGGGGGATGGTCCCGTGATTCATAATCCCGTTCGCGAATCGATGGATGTCGATCGTGTCGTGGAGCTGGACAATGTCGAGTCACTTGATTTTGTTATGCAGACAGTTCGGCAGACTCGCTTAGATCTTCCGGATGACATGCCGTTAATTGGCTTTGCCGGGGCGCCGTTCACGCTGGCGAGTTACGTGATTGAAGGCGGTTCCAGTCGCAGCTACGTCCACACTAAGACCCTGATGTTTCGCGATCCGGGAGCCTGGCAGGAGCTTATGGAACGGATGTCGCGTTCTGTGACTATCTACCTGAACGCGCAAATAGCGGCCGGGGCCCAGTGTGTGCAATTGTTCGACTCGTGGGTCGGCTGTCTTTCGCCCGCCGATTATCGCCAATTCGTTCTGCCCTATGTGCAGCAGATTATTAAGGGCATTCTGCCTGGAGTGCCCGTGATCAGTTTTGCGACTGGGAATCCGGCCTTGTTGCCGCTTGTCGCGGAAGGTGGCGCGCCGGTGATTGGCCTCGATTGGCGAATCGATTTGGCGAAAGGATGGGAGCAAGTTGGCTTCGATCGGTCCGTTCAAGGTAATCTTGATCCGGGTGTGTTGCTCTCGGATCGTGACACGATTCGTCGCTGTGCCAGGGAAGTTCTTCGGCAAGCCGAGGGCCGGCCAGGCCATATCTTCAATCTGGGACATGGAATTCTAAAAGAAACGCCTGTCGACAATGCGATTGCACTCGTCGACATCGTTCATGAGCTCAGTCAACGCAGTTAA